One genomic window of Fusarium keratoplasticum isolate Fu6.1 chromosome 3, whole genome shotgun sequence includes the following:
- a CDS encoding PH domain-containing protein codes for MASSLASDKPSLPAPGAAQSDPFVASTPAPTHHRYSTFDHDLFIAGPAASPRSAKRALEAHLAETERRLEEAGKLGTALVSQRKALTEQLQEVEKLQTEGELNPELRKKLVDIEKEYNSLARESARAFLPKQRVPSNEANPSSPFAPESRGGRRSVSPSKFESQATGSPTKLSVPNRKIRNQPSNRVHDIEFAAEISTSLIAQVRNLQALLAERDEETKDLKADKSRLEIECEAFQQRVKTLDESENRYKEENWNLETKLQELSAQQKESADREKKLAQALNVIKTEKVTAQRELDEVKLHHARLIDQHAAAVKQHDTEIGAVKRNIAMAEGERAAMQRRIDDLTGQNQELARAFSTQRSRVTELEPNARPSDDDFESAADHITPDHSPPQSPVKGTPRHAILETETVKSSLHHAQRTIQSQRSLLHREKTEKLELRRIIQDLRDDLEKARNDATEHKPHRRSRKPDSKEFKKPPRLLGSFRSSRQEVIADDGEWEDQHDVSPRGSLSHASPRPSVSPMSTSSHTILPSIESADNDDHFDTANEASESAFETANERATETEDFQTVNEQMSGSDGETETEGTTRGFGKMKKPPSLPSGLSRHASRHSFHSTASTSADEDDFAYHLRTPTSTIGSQKSTRFRMNRSIFHRASRQASQEPLYHRASRQASEEPFFHRISRQASEEPPFQSSPASFASSRGGTPQATGQSLFAELQDFDGSDDESLEPGTPSRRRARSGTPASMGRGPSPQPAVPPLPKVIMVDSGSMTDPINILTRFEGAETPRMVTTGVMTEDEESIPASPVSVVVVPRPTSLGSVVDHSEVRSVISWTHEDHLENSRPVSMSYSDAGAQHDPDMEEKLALFPAPPTMLPPILPPTLSMSSIASEDIEPREEVEVPPTPPALTFTPLSNQSIDPLPEPESPLPTLSFSSIKAEDLTPRAEPEEPLPDLSLTTIITEQVEPIAEPETPVPELSFTTIINEQVEPIAEPEAPLPDLSLTAIVTEHVEPIAEPEIPPPELSLTSIVTEQVEPIAEPEVPLPDLSLATIMAQELEPVAEPEVPLPELTMTTVMSESVEPIAEPEVPPPALSLSIISTESVEPIAEPPVEPVMFIPPPPALSMSEIVGEHVEPIASKAPELAMSAIQGEHIEPIAQRSPDLSMSAIRGEHVEPVAEPEPEPVIPAMIIPSPPPAPELSFSTIQGEQVEPVATKAPELAISTIKGESVEPIAEPVPEPIVPQLTVSTIRGEHVEPVVQPMPQLSLSTISREHVEPVVERAPELSLSTISGQHVEPIAEPEPAIPDLTISTIKGEHVEPVIEPLPELSLSTISGQQVEPIAERAPELSLSSISGEHVEPIAEPVPEPVVPQLSISNIQGEHVEPVALPAPDLALSSISAESIEPVKELEKVVPPPSLHLSSIYAENCEPREEPQPTPVKLGYSDLSTQHVEPVSEPAPSLGLSAIASENVQPVLEPVPTPPTLVMSSIATEGVEPISPVVETPKVPVFGFSSIESVETIPVSPRTPKRDGFILPRDMNSPFRERDMPETPKNKTGSPLGREMDQDSLIAEDETSQSPADTPEPETPDSQRPLREIPANLNGSPTRKSLVPTSDQGAQTALTAEAIDAMFKARAQPVFGLDKSLSLASPGTPGTAGTTGTVRIRRSRDSFESPIRRGLEGDDVFDTSSIRRPGSARSGRASLHDAPPLPANHRQVIEAARSGSSQGNQSNMGPPLWPASALKQRPSTPGQRPTSPMSARATPTPHVVRNGGGYGDLGRQSPAKLTDASRKSSQSSFASELDSRFNMRPGELGIDPSGFGPNTDPRMIQAITQTMIGEYLWKYTRKTGRGGMSENRHRRYFWVHPYTRTLYWSERDPSSAGRAELKAKSVPIEAVRVVTDDNPMPPGLHRKSLVIISPGRTIKFTCTTGQRHETWFNALSYLLLRTNDDVQADTEDMAENFTREDVDEFNPQFGQRAVNGTRPGVPASLSSYNSRTTRNESPAVGVSMNIPTLTPKAQPQRPNGTLSKLSGYWKGSQLSGTFSSRRGRGASAQNVNIYEASEAHDSAEDVREIIERQDREADRLENVRACCDGKHDVGTLHHHHFSKRGRHGNNHTHSHQGLMASHTTMASLRSRA; via the exons ATGGCCTCATCGCTGGCTTCGGACAAGCCAAGCCTGCCCGCTCCTGGCGCAGCGCAATCCGATCCCTTCGTCGCCAGCACGCCCGCGCCCACCCACCATCGATATTCCACCTTTGACCATGACCTCTTCATCGCCGGTCCCGCCGCCTCGCCCAGATCCGCAAAGCGCGCCCTCGAGGCCCATCTCGCCGAAACCGAGCGACGTCTGGAGGAGGCCGGAAAGCTGGGCACCGCGCTCGTGTCCCAGCGCAAAGCCCTCACCGAGCAGCTCCAGGAGGTCGAGAAGTTGCAAACCGAGGGAGAACTGAACCCGGAGCTCcgcaagaagctcgtcgacATTGAGAAGGAGTACAACAGCTTGGCCAGGGAGTCTGCACGGGCTTTTCTGCCTAAACAGAGGGTCCCCAGCAATGAAGCTAATCCGAGCTCCCCCTTTGCGCCCGAGAGCAGGGGCGGCAGA CGGTCAGTCAGCCCATCCAAGTTTGAGAGTCAAGCGACAGGGTCCCCCACCAAGCTCAGTGTTCCGAATCGAAAGATTCGAAACCAGCCCTCCAATCGCGTCCACGACATCGAGTTCGCCGCCGAAATCAGCACCTCCCTCATCGCCCAGGTCCGCAACTTGCAAGCGCTGCTCGCCGAgcgagatgaagagaccaaggacctcaaggccgacaagtCCAGACTTGAAATCGAATGCGAAGCCTTCCAACAACGAGTCAAGACCCTTGACGAGAGTGAGAACCGATACAAGGAGGAGAACTGGAATCTGGAGACTAAGCTACAGGAACTGTCGGCTCAACAGAAGGAGTCCGCAGACcgcgagaagaagcttgctCAGGCTCTCAATGTCATCAAGACCGAAAAGGTTACAGCACAACGcgagcttgacgaggtcaAATTGCACCACGCCAGACTCATCGACCAACACGCCGCTGCTGTCAAGCAACACGACACTGAAATTGGAGCTGTCAAGCGAAACATTGCTATGGCAGAGGGTGAACGCGCGGCCATGCAGCGTCGGATCGACGACTTGACCGGTCAGAACCAAGAGCTCGCCAGGGCCTTCTCTACGCAACGAAGCAGAGTCACGGAGCTGGAGCCTAACGCGCGCCCCAGTGACGATGACTTTGAATCCGCTGCTGACCACATCACTCCTGATCACTCGCCGCCTCAGTCTCCTGTCAAGGGAACCCCTCGCCATGCTATTCTTGAGACCGAGACAGTCAAGTCTTCACTCCACCACGCCCAGCGCACcatccagagccagaggagtCTGCTCCATCGTGAGAAGACCGAGAAACTGGAACTCCGACGTATCATCCAGGACCTCCGTGACGATCTTGAAAAGGCCAGAAACGACGCCACTGAGCACAAGCCTCATCGACGATCCCGAAAGCCGGATTCCAAGGAGTTTAAGAAGCCGCCGCGCCTGCTTGGATCTTTCCGCTCCAGTCGGCAGGAGGTTATCGCTGACGATGGTGAGTGGGAAGACCAGCACGATGTCTCTCCTCGcggctctctctctcatgcctctcctcgcccttctgTTTCTCCTATGAGCACCAGCAGCCACACCATCCTCCCTAGCATCGAGTCTGCCGATAATGACGACCATTTCGACACTGCCAATGAAGCCAGCGAGTCTGCCTTTGAGACAGCCAATGAGCGGGCCACCGAGACGGAAGATTTCCAGACCGTCAATGAGCAGATGTCGGGAAGTGACGGCGAGACAGAGACGGAGGGCACAACTCGAGGCTTTGGTAAGATGAAGAAGCCCCCGAGTTTGCCCTCCGGCCTCTCTCGACATGCCAGTAGACACTCGTTCCACAGCACCGCATCGACTTCGGCTGATGAAGACGACTTCGCCTACCATCTCCGGACGCCTACAAGCACTATCGGATCCCAGAAGAGCACTCGTTTCCGCATGAACCGCAGCATCTTCCATCGCGCCTCGAGACAAGCGAGTCAAGAGCCGCTCTACCACCGTGCTTCCAGACAAGCTAGCGAGGAGCCTTTCTTCCACCGCATTTCGAGACAGGCCAGCGAAGAGCCGCCATTCCAAAGCAGCCCGGCCAGCTTTGCCAGCAGCCGTGGTGGAACACCTCAAGCCACTGGCCAGAGCCTCTTTGCTGAGCTTCAAGACTTTGACGGTAGTGACGACGAGTCGCTTGAGCCAGGTACACCCAGTCGCAGACGCGCTCGCTCTGGTACACCCGCCTCTATGGGCCGAGGACCATCACCGCAACCTGCAGTGCCACCGTTGCCCAAGGTCATCATGGTTGACAGCGGCAGCATGACTGACCCCATTAATATCTTGACCAGGTTTGAGGGGGCCGAAACCCCGCGAATGGTCACCACCGGGGTCATGAcggaagatgaagagtccATTCCCGCTTCTCCTGTTAGCGTCGTGGTAGTCCCCCGCCCTACATCCTTGGGGTCCGTGGTCGATCACTCCGAAGTCCGCAGTGTTATATCTTGGACCCATGAGGATCATCTTGAGAACTCGCGCCCTGTCTCCATGTCCTACAGCGATGCCGGGGCGCAGCACGATCCTGATATGGAGGAGAAACTGGCTCTGTTCCCTGCTCCCCCGACCATGCTACCGCCCATCCTACCCCCGACTTTGAGCATGTCCTCGATCGCCTCGGAGGATATCGAGCCACGAGAAGAGGTCGAGGTACCTCCTACACCACCAGCTCTGACCTTCACTCCCCTCTCGAACCAGAGCATCGACCCCTTACCCGAACCTGAGAGCCCTCTCCCTACCCTCAGCTTCTCGTcaatcaaggccgaggatcTCACTCCCCGGGCTGAGCCTGAAGAACCTCTCCCCGACTTGTCTCTTACAACAATCATCACTGAACAAGTTGAACCCATTGCTGAGCCTGAAACACCTGTTCCAGAGCTCTCCTTCAcaaccatcatcaatgaGCAGGTTGAGCCCATTGCCGAACCGGAGGCGCCTCTTCCTGACTTGTCCCTTACGGCAATCGTGACTGAGCATGTCGAGCCTATTGCTGAACCCGAAATACCCCCTCCCGAGCTCTCCCTGACAAGCATCGTCACCGAGCAAGTTGAGCCTATCGCGGAGCCCGAGGTTCCTCTGCCAGACTTGTCCTTGGCTACAATCATGGCTCAAGAGCTTGAACCTGTGGCAGAGCCAGAGGTGCCCTTGCCAGAACTCACAATGACAACGGTTATGTCGGAGTCGGTCGAGCCAATCGCCGAGCCTGAGGTGCCACCTCCCGCTCTGAgcctctccatcatctcaacTGAGTCGGTTGAGCCAATTGCTGAGCCTCCTGTTGAGCCAGTCATGTTCATCCCGCCACCCCCAGCACTCTCCATGTCTGAGATTGTGGGCGAGCATGTTGAGCCCATCGCTAGCAAGGCCCCCGAGCTCGCTATGTCTGCCATCCAAGGCGAGCATATCGAGCCTATTGCCCAGCGATCTCCTGATCTTAGCATGTCTGCGATCAGAGGTGAACATGTCGAGCCTGTGGCGGAACCAGAGCCGGAGCCTGTCATTCCTGCGATGATTATCCCTTCCccacctccagctccggAACTGAGCTTCTCTACGATCCAGGGAGAGCAGGTTGAGCCTGTCGCTACCAAGGCACCGGAACTTGCCATCTCTACCATCAAGGGAGAGTCTGTCGAGCCTATCGCGGAACCTGTCCCTGAGCCGATTGTCCCCCAGCTCACCGTCTCGACTATTCGTGGCGAACATGTCGAGCCTGTCGTGCAGCCAATGCCCCAACTTAGCTTGTCCACCATTTCCCGAGAACACGTCGAGCCTGTTGTCGAGCGTGCCCCTGAACTCAGCCTGTCGACCATTTCTGGTCAGCATGTTGAGCCCATCGCTGAGCCTGAGCCGGCCATCCCCGATCTCACGATCTCGACGATTAAGGGCGAGCATGTTGAGCCAGTCATTGAACCTCTTCCCGAGCTTAGCCTGTCAACTATCTCTGGACAGCAGGTCGAGCCTATTGCTGAGCGTGCACCTGAACTCAGCTTGTCATCCATCTCAGGTGAACATGTTGAGCCGATCGCTGAGCCCGTTCCGGAACCGGTTGTCCCTCAGCTCAGCATTTCCAACATCCAGGGAGAACACGTCGAACCTGTTGCCCTTCCTGCTCCCGACCTGGCTCTGTCGTCGATTTCTGCGGAGTCTATCGAAccggtcaaggagctcgagaaggtGGTTCCTCCGCCATCCTTGCACCTCTCGTCCATTTATGCCGAAAACTGCGAGCCAAGGGAGGAGCCTCAGCCAACCCCTGTCAAGCTGGGCTACTCTGATCTATCTACACAACATGTCGAGCCCGTCTCTGAGCCTGCTCCATCCCTTGGTTTGTCTGCGATTGCTTCTGAGAACGTCCAGCCTGTTCTTGAGCCTGTCCCGACTCCTCCCACTCTTGTCATGTCTTCCATCGCTACCGAAGGAGTGGAGCCTATCAGCCCGGTCGTGGAGACGCCCAAGGTACCAGTGTTTGGATTCTCGTCGATCGAGTCGGTTGAGACTATTCCGGTTTCACCCCGAACCCCCAAGAGAGACGGCTTCATCCTTCCTCGCGACATGAACTCTCCCTTCAGGGAGAGAGATATGCCCGAGACacccaagaacaagactgGATCGCCCCTTGGCCGGGAGATGGACCAAGATTCTCTGATTGCTGAAGATGAGACAAGCCAATCTCCTGCTGACACTCCCGAGCCTGAGACACCTGATTCTCAGCGACCCCTGAGGGAGATCCCTGCCAACTTGAACGGTAGCCCTACACGGAAGTCTCTGGTCCCGACCAGTGACCAAGGTGCGCAGACCGCGCTGACGGCTGAGGCCATCGATGCCATGTTCAAGGCTAGAGCTCAGCCCGTCTTTGGCCTTGACAAGAGCCTGTCACTCGCCAGTCCCGGTACCCCTGGAACCGCTGGCACTACGGGTACAGTCAGAATCCGCCGATCAAGGGATAGCTTCGAGAGCCCCATCCGACGGGGCTTGGAGGGTGACGATGTCTTTGACACTAGCTCTATCCGAAGGCCTGGTAGCGCTAGAAGTGGCAGGGCATCCCTCCACgatgctcctcctctgcctgcGAACCACCGCCAAGTCATCGAGGCCGCGCGATCTGGCTCATCTCAAGGTAACCAGAGCAATATGGGACCGCCTCTCTGGCCAGCGTCTGCCCTCAAGCAGCGACCAAGCACACCTGGTCAGAGACCTACCTCGCCCATGTCCGCTCGCGCCACTCCTACCCCTCATGTTGTTCGCAACGGTGGTGGATACGGCGACCTTGGAAGACAATCACCTGCTAAGCTCACTGATGCATCGCGAAAGTCTTCTCAGTCTTCGTTTGCCTCGGAGCTCGATTCTCGATTCAATATGCGCCCCGGCGAACTTGGCATTGATCCCAGCGGCTTCGGTCCCAATACTGATCCCCGCATGATCCAGGCTATCACCCAGACCATGATCGGCGAGTATCTCTGGAAGTACACACGCAAGACTGGCCGCGGAGGCATGTCGGAGAACCGACATCGCCGTTACTTCTGGGTGCACCCTTATACCAGGACTCTGTACTGGAGCGAACGGGACCCCTCAAGTGCTGGGCGGGCAGAGTTGAAGGCCAAGAGTGTTCCTATCGAGGCGGTGCGTGTCGTTACTGACGACAACCCCATGCCTCCAGGACTGCACCGCAAGAGCTTGGTTATCATCTCGCCTGGAAGGACCATCAAGTTCACTTGCACGACAGGCCAGCGACACGAGACCTGGTTCAACGCCCTCTCCTACCTACTTCTCCGAACCAACGACGATGTTCAAGCTGATACTGAGGATATGGCGGAGAACTTTACTCGCGAAGATGTGGACGAGTTCAACCCTCAGTTTGGGCAACGTGCTGTGAACGGAACCCGACCAGGAGTGCCGGCTTCCTTGTCGTCTTACAACTCGCGGACGACCCGCAACGAGTCACCGGCCGTGGGTGTGTCGATGAACATCCCGACCTTGACACCCAAGGCACAGCCACAGCGACCTAATGGAACGCTGAGCAAACTCAGCGGCTACTGGAAAGGCAGCCAACTCTCTGGGACGTTCTCGAGCCGGCGTGGACGAGGGGCTAGTGCGCAGAACGTGAACATTTATGAAGCTAGTGAGGCGCACGACAGCGCTGAGGATGTGAGGGAGATTATTGAGCGGCAGGATAGAGAAGCTGACCGCCTCGAGAACGTCCGAGCGTGCTGCGATG GCAAGCATGACGTTGGAACacttcaccaccatcactTTTCTAAGCGAGGCCGACACGGTAACAACCACACACACTCGCACCAGGGACTAATGGCGTCCCACACGACAATGGCGTCTCTTCGCTCTCGAGCGTAA
- a CDS encoding SMP-LTD domain-containing protein produces MAGFTSLLVAYLLGGVTFVPLVVLSVLAYGFYSSPIRSDADIPEETSGYADIVHQGDDTTALDAAKKAHKDETRAHANDLDVAAGFFAVCREYTPMGINAKPIERSTPVGSTTVASPSPSVYQTMYRSIFERKPTPGPLDNNGNGSSQRPKNAGNVFYVVLRHGHLMLFDDEEQVEVRHVISLAHHEISIYSGGDNTPEGELFIKRNAIRLSRRQGGADLGPDSQVSKPFYLFSENCSAKEDFYFALLKNQEQTFGTDTQVPQPLHFDVKNIISLVQKLHSTEENIHSRWVNAMLGRVFLGIHKTRDLESFIREKLTKKISRVKRPAFLTNIAIQGIHTGDAAPYFTNLKLKDLTVEGECVVEADVKYSGNARIEVAATAKIDLGTRFKAREVNLVLAVVLKRAEGHMLFKIKPPPSNRVWLTFQSMPKMEMDIEPIVSTRQITYTVILRQIENRIKEVIAETVVLPFWDDMPFFKTEHKQWRGGIFEGDDATVPSDDAESIAATAGDVGAVNRLDGEPDMTEETRPMEKSYTIPVMESPPTPTGLFGRKLNKTGNNPAASASSTSVDSKGASASPILAPKITKSMEPIVGTDAAHAEIFKPSSPPDHATNYMAALQSRSQDASPKPPPSTDSPPKSSAASQRSSRSSSSAKDTPLGEVSEDSQKTPVATGRRNTTSSTGSASLSDEKGTGSSAASIKESIKSQTGSLGRNFFMRRGNTELQESDEPTHGDGPHEQGQKQTTLAAVSNAAMQAKQWGWNAYQRHKEARRQAEQANHLDLSQPMGRGQPLPPPGTPLPKPTNGMTRIGPPVNVPARKPVPSHGSAESLDTHHEHHHEHHHENHHEHHHEHHNEHRPALPPTLHQRGRRRQSHAPEPDIGQNMLVVAAPDDSQPTTPSAEDHSNRQPWASSGEQTMANSTATSQQPSTLTPESSIVKDDGSSVSPIEALPAASAAADDDDDYSGWLDKDALDMEINDPVQLPVSQEVK; encoded by the exons ATGGCTGGCTTCACGTCTCTCCTCGTGGCCTACCTACTCGGCGGAGTCACTTTTGTTCCTCTCGTCGTCCTGTCCGTTCTCGCATACGGCTTCTACTCGTCCCCCATCCGCAGCGATGCCGACATCCCCGAAGAAACGAGCGGCTACGCCGACATCGTCCACCAGGGCGACGATACAACCGCCCTCGACGCTGCAAAGAAGGCGCACAAGGACGAGACCCGAGCGCACGCAAACGACCTCGACGTAGCTGctggcttctttgccgtCTGCAGAGAGTACACACCCATGGGCATCAACGCAAAGCCCATCGAACGCTCTACCCCGGTCGGTTCGACTACCGTGGCCTCTCCAAGTCCCAGTGTCTATCAGACGATGTATCGGAGCATCTTTGAAAGGAAACCCACTCCGGGACCCCTGGATAACAATGGGAACGGGTCGAGTCAGCGGCCCAAGAACGCTGGCAACGTCTTTTACGTGGTCCTGAG ACACGGCCACCTGATGCTatttgacgatgaagagcaagTCGAGGTTCGACATGTTATATCACTTGCGCACCACGAGATTAGCATATACTCGGGTGGCGATAACACCCCCGAGGGCGAACTATTCATCAAGCGCAACGCCATCCGCCTGTCCCGAAGACAGGGCGGTGCAGACCTGGGCCCCGATAGCCAGGTCTCGAAGCCGTTTTATCTCTTTTCCGAGAACTGCTCAGCCAAGGAGGACTTTTACTTTGCCCTGCTCAAGAATCAAGAACAGACTTTTGGCACGGACACTCAGGTGCCCCAGCCTCTGCACTTTGACGTCAAGAATATCATCTCCCTGGTCCAGAAACTCCACTCGACTGAAGAGAATATTCACTCGAGATGGGTGAATGCGATGCTTGGACGGGTTTTCCTGGGCATTCACAAGACGCGCGACCTCGAGAGCTTCATACGTGAGAAGCTCACAAAGAAGATTTCCCGGGTTAAACGGCCCGCATTCCTCACCAACATTGCCATTCAGGGGATCCACACGGGCGATGCGGCGCCATACTTTACCAACCTGAAACTCAAAGACCTCACCGTTGAAGGAGAGTgcgtcgtcgaggccgacgTCAAGTACTCGGGCAACGCTCGCATTGAGGTGGCAGCGACGGCCAAGATTGATCTTGGAACCAGGTTCAAGGCTCGAGAGGTCAACCTCGTTCTTGCGGTTGTCCTCAAGAGAGCCGAGGGCCATATGCTCTTCAAGATTAAACCTCCACCTAGTAACCGTGTCTGGCTCACTTTTCAGTCCATgcccaagatggagatggacatTGAGCCAATTGTGAGCACCAGACAAATCACTTATACCGTTATTCTCCGCCAGATTGAGAATCGAATCAAGGAAGTCATCGCCGAGACGGTTGTGTTGCCTTTTTGGGACGACATGCCCTTCTTTAAGACGGAACACAAGCAGTGGCGAGGAGGCATCtttgagggagatgatgccaCAGTCCCgtctgatgatgctgagagCATAGCGGCGACGGCAGGAGACGTTGGGGCTGTGAACCGCCTTGATGGTGAACCGGATATGACAGAAGAGACTCGTCCTATGGAGAAGAGCTATACCATACCCGTCATGGAATCTCCTCCAACACCCACCGGTCTGTTTGGCCGGAAGCTGAACAAGACGGGCAACAACCCAGCGGCATCTGCATCCTCAACGAGTGTCGACTCCAAGGGAGCAAGTGCTAGCCCTATCCTTGCccccaagatcaccaagTCTATGGAACCTATCGTGGGAACAGATGCTGCCCATGCCGAAATTTTCAAGCCGTCCTCGCCACCCGATCATGCAACGAACTACATGGCTGCTTTGCAATCGCGCTCACAAGATGCTTCCCCGAAACCACCACCTTCTACAGATTCGCCTCCGAAATCCTCAGCTGCGTCTCAGCGATCCAGCCgctcctcgtcatcagcaAAGGACACCCCCCTAGGCGAGGTGTCAGAGGATAGCCAAAAGACACCGGTTGCGACAGGGCGTCGTAATACGACCTCATCGACTGGGTCAGCGTCTCTTTCAGACGAAAAGGGAACGGGATCCTCAGCAGCATCGATCAAGGAGTCAATCAAGAGCCAGACAGGCTCCTTGGGACGCAACTTCTTCATGCGGCGAGGAAACACAGAGCTGCAAGAGTCTGATGAGCCGACCCACGGTGATGGACCTCACGAGCAGGGCCAGAAGCAGACAACTCTAGCTGCTGTCTCCAACGCTGCCATGCAAGCCAAACAATGGGGCTGGAATGCCTACCAACGGCACAAGGAGGCACGAAGACAGGCAGAACAAGCAAACCACCTTGATCTCAGCCAGCCCATGGGGAGAGGCCAACCACTGCCTCCCCCTGGAACACCCCTTCCGAAGCCTACGAACGGCATGACACGGATAGGCCCCCCTGTCAATGTTCCGGCAAGGAAGCCCGTTCCTTCTCATGGTTCTGCCGAGTCTCTGGACACGCACCATGAACATCATCACGAACATCACCACGAGAACCATCATGAGCACCACCATGAGCATCACAACGAGCATCGCCCTGCACTTCCTCCTACGCTGCACCAACGCGGTCGACGCAGGCAGAGCCATGCACCAGAGCCGGATATCGGCCAGAATATGCTTGTCGTCGCTGCCCCCGACGACTCTCAACCGACAACACCGTCAGCAGAGGACCACTCTAACCGTCAACCCTGGGCATCAAGTGGCGAGCAGACCATGGCGAACAGCACAGCaacttctcaacaaccttcaACACTGACCCCCGAGTCCTCCATAGTGAAGGATGACGGCAGTTCGGTCAGCCCGATAGAGGCACTACccgccgcctcggccgcggccgacgacgatgacgactACTCGGGATGGTTGGACAAGGACGCCCTAGACATGGAGATTAACGATCCTGTACAACTTCCCGTGTCACAGGAAGTCAAGTAA